The Hyla sarda isolate aHylSar1 chromosome 2, aHylSar1.hap1, whole genome shotgun sequence genome includes the window actcagactccGACCGATCAAAACTGTCAATATGTCTctataacagtgttttccaaccagggtgcctccagctgtagcaaaactacagctcccagcatgcccggacagcctttggctgtccgggcatgctgggagttgtagttttgcaacagctgggggcaccctgtttggaaaacactgttgtagACAATCTCTAAAACAGTGATTTCcatccagggtgtctccagctgttacaaaactacaactcccagcatgccagaatgtagaggttcttgtgtatgtcttgtgcttACCGGTTTTAGATGTTGTGtcaggcatggggggggggggggggggggggttcttaatgctgcctacatttcccatgaatcctctggctttgatcATTCAACATATGATATTCCGCAACATTTTACTTATATTGGACCAGCTGCAATTTTTCTTGCAATAAagaggtgatttttttttcttcttatatagtgcagcataggctaataTAGGAGAATATTgtaaaggttcttgtgtatgccttgtgcttacctgttttagctgatgtggcagacaTGAGGTATTCAGCTGCCCTGATTCTATTTCATCACTAAATTGATTTCATAATGCTGCCTGCATTTCCTATGAATCCTCTGGTTttgagagggggtggagtctcatcacttcACCtggcagagagagggggtggagtctcatcactgcacctggcaGAGAGAGGGGGTAGAGTTTCATCACTGCATCTGGCAGGGAGAGTGGTGGAGTCTCATTACTGCACCtggcagaaagagagagagggggtggagtctcattACTGCAcctggcagagagagagagaaggggtggagtttcatcactgcacctggcagagagagagggggtggagtctcaaCACTGCACCTGGCAGAGAGAgcgagagggggtggagtctcatcaATGCACCTggcagagagagagatagagagggggtgaagtctcatcactgcacctggcagagagagagaggggggggggtggagtctcATTACTGCAcctggcagagagagagagggggggggggtgaagtctcatcactgcacctggcagagagagagagggggggtggagTCTCAACACTGCACCTGgcagagagagagggggtggagtctcatcactgcacctggcatagagagagagggggtggagtcccATCACTTCACCTGgcagagagggggtggagtctcattACTGCACCtggcagagagagggggtggagtctcatcactgcacctggcagagagagggggtggagtctcatcactgcatctGGCAGGGAGAGTGGTGGAGTCTCATTACTGCACAtggcagaaagagagagagggggtggagtctcaaCATTGCACCTGGCAGAGAGAgcgagagggggtggagtctcatcaATGCAcctggcagagagagagagagagagagggggggtgaagtctcatcactgcacctggcagagagagaggggggggtggaGTCTCATTACTGCAcctggcagagagagagaggggggggtgaagtctcatcactgcacctggcagagagagagagagagagggggtggagtctcatcactgcacctggcagagagagagagggggtggagtctcaaCACTGCAcctggcagagagagagagagggggggtggagtctcatcactgcacctggcagagagagagagagagggggtggagtcccATCAGTTCACCtggcagagagagggggtggagtctcattACTGCACCtggcagagagagggggtggagtctcatcactgcacctggtcatagaattaggctgctggtgctggaggtcacccgggtgaactgattagactcataagtgggttggtgttAGTttgcattatgggggagatttatcaaagcctgtccagaggaaaagttgctgagttgcccatagcaaccaatcagatcgctgctttcatttttaacaaggcgtctgcaaaatgaaagaagcgatctgattggttgttatgggcaactgggcaacgtttcctttgcacaggttttgatacatctcaccctatgatcatatagatgatAACCTGTAAttgttggagaacccctttaagtcattgatTTTGCCCGTTGCAGGTGCGGCCGTCTCCTCGCTGGATGCGGTGGTCATCCGTCAGTGCTCGCAGGCCCAAGAACATTTCCCCAATCACTCGGACCCGGTTGCCTTCCAGAAATCTCCctatacaggtgacctcttctcctGCTCCACCTGCGGCATCCGCTTCAGTTCGGAGACGACTTTCGCCGCCCACCAGCGATTCCACGCGGAGGAGAAATCCCACGACTGCACCTATTGCGGCAAATCGTTCAACCAGCGCTCGCGTCTCCTGTCACACAAGAGGAAGCACACGGGGGAGAAGCCGTTCTCGTGCCCGGTGTGCGGGAGATGTTTTGCAGAGAGGTCCGCCCTGGTGACCCATCAGCGGATCCATTCCGGGGAGAAACCTTTCAACTGCACGGAGTGCGCCCGGAGCTTCGTCCAGAGATCCAGCCTGGTAAAGCACCAGCGCATTCACACCGGCGAGAGGCCCTTCGTGTGTTCTCAGTGCGGACGCTGCTTCTCTCAGAGCTCCAACCTCGTCCGACACCAAAGAATACTCCACCAGTTCTTATAGACAactcctgccccgaccttctctTATTTATAAGGCTCCTCCTCTTTGTGTCTCTGCTCAATGGAAGGAACCAACATGAGGCTCCTCCTGTTTATGTCTCTGCCCAATATAAGGATCCACCATGAGGCTCCTCCTGTTTGTCTCTGCCCAATATATGGAACCACCATGAGGCTCCTCCCGTTTGTGTCTCTGCCCAATATAAAGAAACCACCATGAGGCTCCTCCCGTTTGTGTCTCTGCCCAATATAAGGATCCACCATGAGGCTCCTCCTGTTTATGTCTGTGCCCAATATAAGGAACAACCATGATGCTCCTCCTATTTATATCTCTGCCCAATATAAGGAACCACCATGAggctcctcctgtctatatctcTGCCCAATATAAGGATCCACCATGAGGCTCCTCCTGTTTATGTCTGTGCCCAATATAAGGAACAACCATGATGCTCCTCCTGTTTATATCTCTGCCCAATATAAGGAACCACCATGAGGCTCCTCCTGTTTATGTTTCTGCCCAATATAAGGAACCACCATGAGGCTCCTCCTGTTTTGTCTCTGCCCAATATAAGAAACCACCATGAGGCTCCTCCTGTTTGTGTCTCTGCCCAATATAAGGAACCACCATGAGGCTCCTCCTGTTTGTGTCTCTGCCCAATATAAGGAACCACCATGAGGCTCCTCCTGTTTGTGTCTCTGCCCAATATAAGGAACCACCATGATGCTCCTCCTGTTTGTGTCTCTGCCCAATATAAGGAACCACCATGATACTCCTCCTGTTTGTCTCTGCCCAATATAAGGAACCACCATGATACGCCTCCTGTTTGTGTCTCTGCCCAATGGAAGAAACCAAATTTTTTGAGGGGGGTGGATAAATGAAGTAAATCAGTGCATGAATTGCGCCGTCAATGTCTTGGACACGAAGACGAAAATGTTTGACCATCAGTTGCCGAACCTTCCCAAATACTCCAGACCCCACGTGACTGTAAAAAAAACCTAAACAAATATGGATGATCGGTCCACTTCAGATAATGGGAGATGGGTATAGAtaggtgttttccaaccagtgtacctccagctgttgcaaaactacacctcccagcatgggtgccagagcatgctgggagttgtagttttgcaacagctggaggtacactggtcaggaaacactggtatagggccTTGTTGTTCCGCTCCTTGACCCTTTACGGCTGTCTGTACCTCCTTAATGAATTTACCATTTGTTTCGTTAGCTTTGTGTTGaattttattatgtgtatataatttgttaatttttttataacatgcaattgaatgcagctctggatgtgactggagtatagagAATCAATAAAGCAACTTATTTCAAAAGTTACTCATCATTACCTagtatagtgtttcccaaccagtgtgcctccagctgttgcaaaactacaactcccagcatgggcatgctggggggttgttttgcaacagccggaggcacactggttgggaaacactcatctaGTATATATGGAACACAACTGGTGTTcgggaatgctgggtgttgtagtttttacaacagctggaggcactctggttgggaaacactcatctaGTATATATGGAACACAACTggtgtttgggaatgctgggtgttgtagtttttacaacagctggaggcactctggttgggaaacactgaggtagTATATATGGAACACAACGggtgtttgggaatgctgggagttgtagtttttccaacagctggaggcactttggttgggaaacactgtgctagtatATATGGAACACAACAggtgtttgggaatgctgggagttgtagtcttccaacagctggaggcactttggttgggaaacacggagctAGTATATATGGAAAGCAACGGGTGTTCAGGAAAGCTGgatgttctagttttgcaacagctggaggcactctggttgggaaacactgtgctagtatATATGGAACACAACTGggttttgggaatgctgggagttttagttttgcaacagctgggggcactttggttgggaaacattgacctagtatatacagggcatagtgggagttgtagttttgcaacagctggaggcacactggttgggaaacaatgacctagTATATATGGAACACAACGGGTGTTTGggaatgatgggtgttgtagttttgcaacagctggaggcacactggttgggaaacactgtgctagtatATATGGAACACAACAGGTTTCcgggagtgctgggagttgtagttttgctacagctggaggcactctggttgggaaacaatgacctagTATATATGGAACACAACAGGTGtccgggaatgctaggagttgtagttttgcaacagctgaagggaccCTGATTTGGAGACACTGACCTAGTATATATGGAACACAACaggtgtttgggcatgctgggtgttgtagttttgcaacagctggaggcacactggttgggaaacactgctagtaTATATGAAACACAAAAGGATGttctggaatgctgggagttgtagttttgcaacagctggaggcactctggttgggaaatactgtgctAGTATATATGGAACACAacatctgtccgggcatgctgggagttgtagttttgcaacatctggttttGACCACCCATGAACTtgtcggaacccccccccccccccaaaaaaaaacaaaaccatatAGTCTTGTGTGTCCTGTTTTAATGATAAATAAGGCAAATAGTGTgcaaaataatatatacaaacaAAGTAAGGACAATAAAGTTTAAACCTTTTTGGAGTTTCTGTCGGAGCCGTTACCGTCACTCTACAGCGTACACCGAGCCCGGAccccggacatttacgcacagtaTTGTTCCATTTTGCTGCCTGTCATCATGTGAAAAACAACTTCAGCTCCTTGTAGTTTTCttctagaaacagcgccactctcgtCCTCAGTTTGCCGGTGGTATTGCAGTTTGGTTCCACTGAAGTAAATAGAGCGGagatgtaataccgcacacaacctgaggacgggGGTGTCCTCGTTTCTGACAGAAAGCAGCTATGCTTTCCTtaatcctggataaacccttataACATGGCCGCCACGTGAGCGCCAGCAAAACAAAAGTGGTtcaccctataatttttttttgccaacaacgaaaacatttttggattctttctctgaaactttttttttttaaaccctggaTGACCCTTTAAGAAAAACATGGCTGTcattttccaaaaacagcgccaacaTCTGACCACAGGTtatgtgtagtattgcagctcagtgctAATCACATCAGTAAATCAGTGACGACCCaggattacaaaaatatatatatatatatatatattttttcccaaaaacagtgccacacccgtcctcaggttgggtgcggtattacaactcaatcccattcacttcaatggaactgagacgCAATACCAAATCcagcctgaggacaagagtggcactgtttttggaagaaatcagcagtttttttatttttagatcctggataaaaacatggctgcttttattcaaaaacagcgccacacctgtcctcaggttgtgtgcggtattacatcttggctccattcacttcaatggaactgagctgcaatatgacacccaacctgaggacacgggtggcgctgtttctgtaaTCCTGGATAGCCGCTTAATTATTTTAAAGATGACAAGCCGTGagcactgtccgggcatgctgggagtagtggttttgcaacagcttgaggcaccaaagttgggaaacactgagctaaagaTTTTTAGCAAGTCTCctgcaaattatttttttttttaataaaaacagcgccacacctgtcctcaggttgtgtgtagtattacatcttggctccattcacttcaatggaactgggctgtagtaccacacacagcctgaggacaagtgtggtgctgttttcggAAGAAATCAtctccgtttttattttttaatcctgGATAAAAACATGTCTGCTTTCAtttaaaaacagtgccacacctgtcctcaggttgtgtgcggtactgcattttggcttcattcacttcaatggaacagagctgcaataccgtacacaacctgaggacaggggtggtgctgtttttgtaatcctggatagctacttaaaaggggtattccgggtttttacatcttatcccttatccaaaggataggggataagatgtatgatcgcaggggtcctgctgctggggacccctgcgatcccggtgcagccccctccattcatgtctatgggagggggcgtgacggccgtcacgccccctcccatagacatgaatggagggggcgtggcgtgatgtcactagggggcgtgaccgtgacgtcccgTCACAgaagcagcgcccggcacagaatgccgagagctgcaccgagatcgcgggggtccccagcggcaggaaccctgccatcatacatcttatcccctatcctttggtagttaaaagggttattccggatttatacatcttatcccctatccgcgatctcggtgcagcccccagcatcctGTGGCggacgctgcctccgagacggagacgtgacgtcatggccacgccccctccattcatgtctatgggagggggcgtgactgcatagacatgaatggagggggcgtggccgtgacgtctcgGTCGAGGAGGCAGTGCCCGGcgcagaatgctgggggctgcaccaagatcgcggggggctccagcagcgggacccctgcgatcattcatcttatcccctctcctttggataggggataagatgtataaacccctttaattattctaGAAACTAACTTGGACTAGACCATTTGTGACCACGATTACTCCAGAAATGCCACCCCCACCAGGATCAGGACATGGAGTCTGACTGCTGCGCATGAACCTTGCTATGTGCCATGAGGGCGGACCTCTGCAGGAAGCACCTTCCACAGTCCGAGCAGGTGAAGGCCTTGTGCCGATTGTGAAAGGCCTGATGGGCTTCCAGGACCGACCTGACCGAGAAACACTTCCCGCAGTCGGAGCAGGCAAAGGATTCCTTACTGTTGTGGACGCTCTGATGGGTGATGAGGTGGCACCTCTGGGTGAAGCGTCTCCCGCACTCAGAACAAGCGTAGGGCTTCTCTCCCGTGTGAGTCCTCCGGTGTATAATAAGACCCGTCTTATCCGAGAGACACTTCCCACAATCGGGACAGGCGAAGGCGCCCGTGTGGATCCTCTGATGCTTGACCAGGCTGGACTTCTTCATGAACGACTTCCCGCACTCCAGGCAGGAGAACGGCCGGTCGTCCTTCGTTGAGGGTTTGGTCTGGGCCGGTTCCCCCATCTTGGGCTCCTGAATGTGAAAAGTCCACTCGTGGACCACCAGGGCGGACTTATCCATGAAGCTCTGCTGACACAGCGCGCAGTGGAACACTTTTTCGTGTGTCCTCTGGTGAGAGATCAGATCGATGTGGTTTCGGAAGCTCCGCCCACATTGCAGGCATTTATGCACCAAGGGGCTCTCCTGGATGGGCGGTAAGTTTATAGCCCCTCCTCCAAAGTTCATCAGGCTACTGGAGGAGGCATCTACTTTTGGTTTTTGCCAAAAACGAGGCGATAGGTCTGGTTTGCTCCTCGGGGGCGGGGCTTCATTTAGAACCGTCTTGGGTTTTACCATTACCACCATGGGGGGACTGTTACTTGATATACTCCCTTCCATCTTTCTCGGGTTTGCTCCGTTTTTATGGTGGACGGGAATTAACAGGTGGGGGGTGTCAGGTTGGACCTTCCAGCTGGTTGGTAGACCTGTAATGGATTCAGAGGTGAGAAGGTGACCACAGTCTCAGTATATACTACATGCATTCCCGACAGAGATGACCCCTTCAGGATCCCTACAAGATCAGAATACAGGTGGTTTACTAAGAGCAGAAGCCATGCAGTGATCTCCCAACAAGACCTTCAAAgcagagctgtcaatcacataCAGCTCCGCCCACAATGGGCTGCCCAGCATTGTAAACACTGTAGCACATACAGAAGTGACCAGTCCTGTCTAGCTAGCATTCTAGAGGTCCGCCACCAAGAATTCTTTACTCACCCGAGTTGATCTTAGGAGGATCTGGTTCCTTCTTACACCATTTGGGCAAAATGTCTTCAGTTTTAGCCTATAATACAGAAAgagaagtcttaaaggggtactccactgccccagcgttcagaacattaagttcagaatgctgggtgtgggctgcggggtcttgatgtcacgaccacgccccctcaatgtaagactatgggagggggcgtacgccccctcccatagacttgcattgagtgggcgtggccgtgacgttacgacccCGCAGCCCAAACTCAGCATcctgaactaaatgttctgaacgctggggcagtggagtacccttttaatgatcATACGTGTATACGCCCCATCATTCCCTCATAAACCTGCAGAGAGCAGAtgttcagaagaaaaaaaaaattaaagtttttagcttttagaaaaataaaatttaaaatgcTTTTATTATAGgagaaaataaacaaacaaataaataacaattaaataaatatttaaataaaataataataaaaaagctaccgtaaattatataaaaaataatttatattggAAACATTGTTCACGTTATTTTTTTGTTCccttcttttttaattttacaaatgGAATAAAAGGgcaatttcactttttttttttaatggggagtattttttttaatcttatataccgtatttatcggcgtataacacgcactttttaggctaaattttttagcctaaagtctgtgtgcgtgttatacgccgatacacccccaggaaaggcagggggagagaggccgtcgctgcccgcttctctccccctgcctttcctggggtctagagcgctgctgtcgtcccttttcaccccctggctatcggcgccgctgcccgttctgtccccctgactatcggtgccggcgccccattgccggcgccgatagccagggggagagaagcggcgcagacagccagggggagagaaggggcagcggcacccattgccggcgccgctgccccgttgcctccccccatccccggtggcataattacctgagtccggtccgcgctgctccactgctccaggcctccgtcgtgcgtccccagcgtcgttgctatgcacggcgcggcgctctgacgtcatgcgccgcgccgttcagcgcatagcaatgatgccggggacgcacgacggaggcctggagcagcgcggaccggactcaggtaattatgccaccggggatggggggaggcaatggggcagcagcgccggcaatgggtgccgctgccccttctctccccctggctgtcggcgccggcaccgatagtcagggggacagaacgggcagtggcgccgataaccagggggtgagaagggccgacagcagcgctctagaccccaggaaaggcagggggagagaagcaggcagcgacggcctctctccccctgcctttcctgggggtatatcggggtatacacgcgcacacacgcaccctcattttaccatggatatttgggtaaaaaactttttttacccaaatatccttggtaaaatgagggtgcgtgttataggccggtgcgtggtataccccgataaatacggtattttattctatatttttttttttataataattttatagACCTGCAGGGGTTCTGCAATGTGTTATAGAAGAGAGCAGATGTtcagaagaaaaaaactaaagtttttagcttttagaaaaataaaatgtaaaaagctTTATTATaggagtaaataaataaataaataattaaataaatatttaaataaataataaaataaaataataataataataaaaagctaaattatataacaattttttttttaaatatattaaatattatttattgtatGTAGCACACACAATGTTCACgcaatttttttgttgcttttttttatttttcaaatggaATAAaagggtg containing:
- the LOC130358221 gene encoding zinc finger protein 197-like, whose product is MHICKERGGISEFLHRSLMMSKDKMEVTEKILSLTLEIIFLLTGEDFVLSKKKNNQTSDDCQACLSEESTKDQSPCKESPCQSPAHEKTPEEETPEPSETTHSMGEVTSKPNETTHSMGEVTSKPNETTHSTADKVTPKPIEITHSTAEEVPVRCEDVAIFFSMEEWEYLEGHKERYKNVVSERQQSTGCDGVNAAEEAKELNNNIQVDPAAAITDAPSTGGHSPAEPCESCPSPPTLQECMEEDDGMETQEMQDHPAEEISPLQCKEEDVPVEISSGDHSPIHPLEISGDPVCPQDCVEEGNRMIPQVYQAKTEDILPKWCKKEPDPPKINSGLPTSWKVQPDTPHLLIPVHHKNGANPRKMEGSISSNSPPMVVMVKPKTVLNEAPPPRSKPDLSPRFWQKPKVDASSSSLMNFGGGAINLPPIQESPLVHKCLQCGRSFRNHIDLISHQRTHEKVFHCALCQQSFMDKSALVVHEWTFHIQEPKMGEPAQTKPSTKDDRPFSCLECGKSFMKKSSLVKHQRIHTGAFACPDCGKCLSDKTGLIIHRRTHTGEKPYACSECGRRFTQRCHLITHQSVHNSKESFACSDCGKCFSVRSVLEAHQAFHNRHKAFTCSDCGRCFLQRSALMAHSKVHAQQSDSMS
- the LOC130358220 gene encoding gastrula zinc finger protein XlCGF71.1-like; translated protein: MTQDYRPDVGDAIFHPPCKEEVGSDYSGAAVSSLDAVVIRQCSQAQEHFPNHSDPVAFQKSPYTGDLFSCSTCGIRFSSETTFAAHQRFHAEEKSHDCTYCGKSFNQRSRLLSHKRKHTGEKPFSCPVCGRCFAERSALVTHQRIHSGEKPFNCTECARSFVQRSSLVKHQRIHTGERPFVCSQCGRCFSQSSNLVRHQRILHQFL